A stretch of the Nicotiana tabacum cultivar K326 chromosome 6, ASM71507v2, whole genome shotgun sequence genome encodes the following:
- the LOC107808988 gene encoding phosphatidylinositol 4-kinase gamma 3 isoform X1 has protein sequence MSIASVALSPVFEDNLNLAGCLSAQHGSWSNDSILIFLTVGGSVIPLRVKESDSIASVKLRIQTYKGFFVKKQKLVFEGKELARNNSCVRDYGVADGNILHLVLRLSDLQAITVRTVCGQEFEFHVERKRNVGYVKQQIAKKGKGFCNLKEQELIFDGEELEDKRLIDDICKSYDAVLHLLVRKSAKVQARAVQKDFEVSIVASSDESGADAVEKLQESIQVVPLNTVPRSFILEPLIVNPKITLSPVVKQLIGSTFDGIEMGHQPIRSSEGSGGAYFMLDSCGQNYVSVFKPIDEEPMAVNNPRGLPLSVDGEGLKKGTRVGEGALREVAAYILDHPKSGPRSTCSDEKGFAGVPPTIMVKCLHTGFNYVEGCEYSSKRLKIGSLQMFMKNCGSCEDLGPRAFPVDDVHRISVLDIRLANADRHAGNILVQKDDKDGQLVLIPIDHGYCLPENFEDCTFDWLYWPQAQQPYSAETIAYINSLDTEKDIELLKFHGWTLSPACARVLRISTMLLKKGAKRGLTPFAIGRIMCRETLKKESVIEQIVEEAQEGVLPETSEAAFLQSVSMVMDRHLDDLIK, from the exons ATGTCTATTGCTAGTGTTGCTCTGAGTCCTGTGTTCGAGGATAATTTGAACTTAGCTGGCTGTTTGTCAGCCCAACATGGTTCCTGGTCGAATGATTCAATCTTGATCTTTCTGACCGTGGGTGGTTCTGTAATTCCCTTGCGTGTTAAGGAATCCGACTCTATTGCTTCTGTGAAATTAAGAATCCAGACATACAAAGGTTTCTTTGTGAAGAAGCAGAAGCTTGTCTTTGAAGGCAAGGAGTTGGCTCGGAACAATTCCTGTGTGAGGGACTATGGAGTCGCTGATGGCAACATTTTGCATTTGGTTCTTCGTCTGTCTGATTTACAAGCAATTACTGTTAGGACAGTGTGTGGTCAGGAGTTTGAGTTCCATGTGGAGAGAAAGAGAAATGTTGGTTATGTGAAACAGCAGATTGCAAAGAAGGGGAAGGGGTTTTGCAATCTAAAGGAGCAGGAACTAATATTTGATGGTGAAGAATTAGAAGATAAGAGGCTGATAGATGATATTTGTAAAAGCTACGATGCAGTTCTTCACTTGCTGGTGCGTAAATCAGCTAAAGTACAGGCTAGAGCAGTGCAAAAAGATTTTGAAGTTTCGATTGTAGCATCATCAGATGAGAGTGGGGCTGATGCAGTAGAGAAGCTACAAGAGAGTATTCAGGTTGTCCCACTCAATACCGTgccgagaagttttattttggaACCATTGATTGTTAACCCTAAGATCACACTATCACCTGTGGTTAAGCAGCTGATTGGTAGCACTTTCGACGGCATAGAGATGGGTCACCAACCAATTAGGTCTTCTGAGGGATCAGGGGGTGCTTATTTCATGCTAGATTCATGTGGTCAGAATTATGTCTCTGTTTTTAAACCAATAGATGAGGAGCCTATGGCTGTGAATAATCCCCGGGGGCTGCCATTGTCCGTAGATGGCGAGGGATTGAAGAAGGGCACACGTGTAGGAGAAGGAGCATTAAGGGAGGTTGCAGCATACATTTTGGATCATCCCAAGTCGGGACCTCGCTCAACTTGTAGCGATGAGAAGGGTTTTGCTGGAGTTCCTCCCACAATTATGGTCAAGTGTCTCCATACCGGTTTCAATTatgtagaaggttgtgaatatTCATCCAAGCGTCTTAAGATTGGGTCGCTGCAGATGTTCATGAAAAACTGTGGAAGTTGTGAGGATCTTGGTCCTCGTGCTTTTCCTGTTGATGATGTACACAGGATCTCAGTGCTGGACATAAGGTTGGCGAATGCAGATAGGCACGCGGGAAACATTTTGGTTCAGAAAGATGATAAGGATGGTCAGCTTGTGCTTATTCCAATTGATCATGGCTACTGCTTGCCTGAAAAT TTTGAAGACTGTACTTTTGACTGGCTGTACTGGCCTCAAGCACAACAACCTTACTCTGCCGAAACAATTGCTTACATAAACTCTCTTGATACCGAGAAAGACATTGAACTTCTGAAGTTTCATGGCTGGACCCTATCCCCTGCATGTGCACGCGTACTTCGTATCTCAACTATGCTTCTGAAGAAAGGTGCAAAAAGAGGGCTAACACCTTTTGCTATTGGAAGAATTATGTGTAGGGAGACACTAAAGAAGGAATCTGTCATTGAGCAGATAGTTGAAGAAGCACAAGAGGGTGTGCTCCCAGAAACAAGTGAGGCAGCATTCTTGCAATCTGTTTCGATGGTCATGGATCGACACCTTGATGACTTGATTAAGTAA
- the LOC107808988 gene encoding phosphatidylinositol 4-kinase gamma 3 isoform X2, whose protein sequence is MSIASVALSPVFEDNLNLAGCLSAQHGSWSNDSILIFLTVGGSVIPLRVKESDSIASVKLRIQTYKGFFVKKQKLVFEGKELARNNSCVRDYGVADGNILHLVLRLSDLQAITVRTVCGQEFEFHVERKRNVGYVKQQIAKKGKGFCNLKEQELIFDGEELEDKRLIDDICKSYDAVLHLLVRKSAKVQARAVQKDFEVSIVASSDESGADAVEKLQESIQVVPLNTVPRSFILEPLIVNPKITLSPVVKQLIGSTFDGIEMGHQPIRSSEGSGGAYFMLDSCGQNYVSVFKPIDEEPMAVNNPRGLPLSVDGEGLKKGTRVGEGALREVAAYILDHPKSGPRSTCSDEKGFAGVPPTIMVKCLHTGFNYVEGCEYSSKRLKIGSLQMFMKNCGSCEDLGPRAFPVDDVHRISVLDIRLANADRHAGNILVQKDDKDGQLVLIPIDHGYCLPENVLT, encoded by the exons ATGTCTATTGCTAGTGTTGCTCTGAGTCCTGTGTTCGAGGATAATTTGAACTTAGCTGGCTGTTTGTCAGCCCAACATGGTTCCTGGTCGAATGATTCAATCTTGATCTTTCTGACCGTGGGTGGTTCTGTAATTCCCTTGCGTGTTAAGGAATCCGACTCTATTGCTTCTGTGAAATTAAGAATCCAGACATACAAAGGTTTCTTTGTGAAGAAGCAGAAGCTTGTCTTTGAAGGCAAGGAGTTGGCTCGGAACAATTCCTGTGTGAGGGACTATGGAGTCGCTGATGGCAACATTTTGCATTTGGTTCTTCGTCTGTCTGATTTACAAGCAATTACTGTTAGGACAGTGTGTGGTCAGGAGTTTGAGTTCCATGTGGAGAGAAAGAGAAATGTTGGTTATGTGAAACAGCAGATTGCAAAGAAGGGGAAGGGGTTTTGCAATCTAAAGGAGCAGGAACTAATATTTGATGGTGAAGAATTAGAAGATAAGAGGCTGATAGATGATATTTGTAAAAGCTACGATGCAGTTCTTCACTTGCTGGTGCGTAAATCAGCTAAAGTACAGGCTAGAGCAGTGCAAAAAGATTTTGAAGTTTCGATTGTAGCATCATCAGATGAGAGTGGGGCTGATGCAGTAGAGAAGCTACAAGAGAGTATTCAGGTTGTCCCACTCAATACCGTgccgagaagttttattttggaACCATTGATTGTTAACCCTAAGATCACACTATCACCTGTGGTTAAGCAGCTGATTGGTAGCACTTTCGACGGCATAGAGATGGGTCACCAACCAATTAGGTCTTCTGAGGGATCAGGGGGTGCTTATTTCATGCTAGATTCATGTGGTCAGAATTATGTCTCTGTTTTTAAACCAATAGATGAGGAGCCTATGGCTGTGAATAATCCCCGGGGGCTGCCATTGTCCGTAGATGGCGAGGGATTGAAGAAGGGCACACGTGTAGGAGAAGGAGCATTAAGGGAGGTTGCAGCATACATTTTGGATCATCCCAAGTCGGGACCTCGCTCAACTTGTAGCGATGAGAAGGGTTTTGCTGGAGTTCCTCCCACAATTATGGTCAAGTGTCTCCATACCGGTTTCAATTatgtagaaggttgtgaatatTCATCCAAGCGTCTTAAGATTGGGTCGCTGCAGATGTTCATGAAAAACTGTGGAAGTTGTGAGGATCTTGGTCCTCGTGCTTTTCCTGTTGATGATGTACACAGGATCTCAGTGCTGGACATAAGGTTGGCGAATGCAGATAGGCACGCGGGAAACATTTTGGTTCAGAAAGATGATAAGGATGGTCAGCTTGTGCTTATTCCAATTGATCATGGCTACTGCTTGCCTGAAAAT GTTTTAACATAG